Within Sorghum bicolor cultivar BTx623 chromosome 2, Sorghum_bicolor_NCBIv3, whole genome shotgun sequence, the genomic segment GACTTCCGCCGCGCTTCGCCCTCTCGCTCCAGCCGCTTCACAGCGTCGCCGCCGCAGCTCGCCTCTCCGACCGCCGCGAGGATGGTACGTGGATCGAGCTTAGGGGGGTGGCGTTGGTTCCCATAGGGGTTTTGCGTTGTGCGGGGTTTGACTAGGGGTTTTGTGTGCTTGTGCTTGTGTGCAGCCGTTCAAGAGGTTCGTGGAGATCGGGCGCGTGGCCCTGGTGAACTACGGCAAGGACTATGGCcgcctcgtcgtcatcgtcgatGTGGTCGACCAGAACAGGGTAAGGACTGAGCTCTCCTAAATGCTTGTCCTTCCGTTCGCTGTTGTGATGTCGATCTAGAGCTCTAGCGGAGTGTGCTTTTGTACCACTGGTAGTAATTGGCTTGTATCTGCTGATCTTCGTGAGAAATATGAAAAAAGTTATATGGCTGTATTTGGTAGCACTAGCACCTGATGCAATTTGTTTGAATTGGCCAAGTAGCGTGGCCTCATGTCCTCGTGACCTCGTCTAGTGGTTAAGACAAATGGTAGAGTTAGTGCCTTAGCATTTGGCAATGCCAGGAGGCTAAGGGTTGCTTGGCAAACTTATTCCCTGAATGAACCAAGGACCAATTCCCTTGTTTAGATTCCTTTTAAGACGCAACAAATGTACACTATTTATAACAATATATATTTGTGGTGCCTTAATTATTTGTCCTTGCTGGACTTGATTTGGTTAAGCATTCAAGCCCTCATTGCCTTATGTATTCACTGAAACCAGGCACTTGTGGACGCCCCTGATATGATCAGGTGCCAGATAAACTTCAAGCGTCTTTCACTTACTGACATCAAGATTGACATCAAACGTGTCCCCAAGAAGACAACCCTGATCAAGGCGATGGAGGAAGCTGGTAATGATGAATCAACCTCTTCAGCACTGTTGCGCTTTATCCATCTTCTAGATTCTAGATGATTGTCCAGAAGAGAACAGTGACACTTAATTGATCTCTTGTTATTCTTTTACAGACGTGAAGACCAAGTGGGAGAACAGTTCATGGGGCAAGAAGCTGATCGTTCAGAAGAGGAGGGCAGCGCTCAATGACTTTGACAGGTTCAAGGTCATGCTGGCAAAGATCAAGGTCAGGAACCTCTCTGTCAAATGTCTAGTTCCTGTTGGCACTGTCTGTATTGCTTGCTCACACTTTTTATCTTTGTGTAAACAGAGGGGTGGTGCTATCAGGCAAGAGCTCGCCAAGCTGAAGAAGGCATCCACGGCTTAGTCTCCTTCAGTGGATGGCATGTTACAGTTTTTGGTTCTGAGTTGTATCAGCAATTCGATCGAGTGTTGTCAAAGCCAGAATTAGTAATATGTTTCCTGTGAACCCATTTCAAACTTTGTCAAGCATGGGTGTGTTCTGGATATTTTGTCGTGAATGTTATGGAATATCTAAGGTAGCCTGTGACAAATGTGCGATCCTTACAATTTCTGTTTTGTTTATTGCTAGTGTTTTTAGGCAACCAGGGTATTGGCATAATCGATATTGCGATCCTGCCTAAGCTGTCATTTCTTTTTCACTGCTTGCATGCCTATGTGGTCTTTTGAATGGAAAGTTGCTCCAATAGTTCTCAAAGTGTTTTCTACCTCATCCATGCCATCCAGCAATGAAATTTCTGTACTTGGTGCATAATTTTGCTGTGCACTCGTTGCACATCTTGCTGCATGCCAGATATCCTTTGGTGAAGTGTTTTTAAACCCTTGGGAATGCACGGTGGAGTATCCAGATACTAGGGTGAGGCACCCGTGCCAGTGCTCTTTGACGAGGCTCTGCTGCGCCTGTTATTGTTCAACGTGGGCATCTTCCTATTCTTGTATACAAGCATGAGCTCTTTTCAAACTTCAGAGACCGGAGACCCTTTGTCTTGATGACAATGACTCTTGGGAATGCAATGGACAGTGGCTGCGCGGCCAGGCATAGCTACGGCTGCTCATTGAACATGTCTGCAAGTTTGGCTGGCAGTGGCATGCTGTTTCTGCCCATTTGCAAATCTTATTATCTACTCCATCCTTTCCAAAATATAAGGACTTTTTGCTTATTTAGATATTTAGATACATTGATTTACTATTTCAAACATATCACAATCATTTCTCAGTTCCCTATGCTTTCCCCAAATATGATCAATCTTTACATCTTTTCCAATGGTGAGTTTGAAGTTCTG encodes:
- the LOC8074160 gene encoding probable 60S ribosomal protein L14 → MPFKRFVEIGRVALVNYGKDYGRLVVIVDVVDQNRALVDAPDMIRCQINFKRLSLTDIKIDIKRVPKKTTLIKAMEEADVKTKWENSSWGKKLIVQKRRAALNDFDRFKVMLAKIKRGGAIRQELAKLKKASTA